Genomic window (Deltaproteobacteria bacterium):
AACGACGGGCAGTGGATCTCCCGAGCGGCCTCGTTGGGATGGCGCGGCCTGAGCTTGCTGGGACCCTCCTCCCGCACCGAGGGATAGTAACCCACGAACGCGGCGGCCTGGGGCGTGGCGGCGGCGAAGTGGATACCGATGCGCCCGCCCATGCACAGGCCCATGACGGCCACGTGCTTGTCGTCCACGTCGTCACGCCCGCAGAGGTAGCGCCAGCCCTGGCCGATGACCTCGACGAAGCGCCCGTCCGTGGTCTGCTTCTGCACGTCGTGGAAATCGGAGAAGCCCAGGATGTCGTAGAGCGCGGGCACCATGGCGGTGTAGCCGGCCTCGGCGAACTCGCAGGCCATGTGCTTGATATGGCCGGTGACGCCGTAGTGGTGATGGACGATGAGAAGCGCCGGGCCAGGCGCCGACCGCTCCGGCGTGGCGATGAAGCCGGGTACGCCGTCCTGCTCCTGCGTGAGCGCGCGCGTGATGATCTTCGACATGATCCCCTCCTGCTAACCCTTCCTTCACGTCTTCTTGATGCGGCCGTTCGTGCGCGACCATTATGCCTCTTTACCGGGTATGCCGGTCAAGCGATCAAGAGCCCAGGGCTTCGCGCGCCGAGCGGCGCCCTTCCCGCAACCTTCGGGTCGCCTCCAGATCCGCGACTCCCGTAACCGCGTCCACCACCACACCGTACTGCAAACGTGCGTTCGCGGGTGACAGCAGCCCGTCGGCCACGTCGTCCAGAACGGCCTCCACGGGTCGCTCGTAGGGGTCGCCGTAGCCTCCACCGCCGGCGGAACGGATTTCGGCGACGTCGCCGGCGTGCGGGTGGTGCATGGCGGCCCGGTGGAACTCCACCTCCCGGCCATCCTGTCCCCGCACGCACACTGTCCCGGCCGCCGCGGTGCCGCCGCCGTCCAGCCCGAACGGCGCCGTCTCCTCGGCGCCGCTACCGATCTGCACGGACAGCGCGGTGCCCTCTTCGTTGAAGCGCAGGGCGAACAGCGCGCCGTACCCGCCTCGCCACTTGCCCGCGCCGGCGCTGTCCGGGCGGTACTCGTACTGGAGGATGCGGTGCGGGAAGGTCAGCTCGTAGAGCTCCGGGTCCGGTACCCGGCTGCCGCCCATGGACGACACCGGACTGATGTGGCTCCAACCGTCGAAGCCGTGGGTGGCGCCCCCGCCGCCCTTGGCGAAATGGAGGATGAAGGCCCCGGGCCGGCCGGTGCGGCGGTTGAGGGCGGTACCCGCGCCGGCGTTGGTGCGCGCCCAGGCGGCCTGCGCCCGCTCCGGCATGGCCTCGGACAGGGCCATCCACACCGCCTCCACGATGGTGGCACAGGTGGCCACGGTGCACTGGGTGGTGGGGGCGCCCTCGCGCGGATTCACCAGCGTCCCCTCCGGCGCCGTCACCGACACCGGGCGCATGGCGCCCTCGTTTACGCCCACGTCCGGCGCGATGGTGGAGAAGAGCCCGATGTAGCAGGACGATACGGTATTGGCGTAGGAGCTGTTGTAATAGACCGGGATCTGGGGGTCGGAGCCGGTGAAGTCCACGTGCAGCCGCTCGCCTTCCACGTCTACCCGGAGCCGTATCGCCGGACGCCGAGCGGCGCCGCCGTCCTCCAGCACGTGGTCAAGCTGTCGCGACGCGTGGTAGACGCCGTCGGGCACCGCGGCGATGCGCTCCCGCATCTGCGCCTCACTCCGGTCCAGCACCTCGTCGATGGCGCGGTCCACGCTGTCGCGGCCGTACCGTTCGAGCATCTGTTGGAGCGCCCGCTCCCCCACGTTGCACGCACCCACCTGGCACTGGAGGTCGCCCTCTACCAGGGCGCGCAGGCGCACGTTCAGCAGGATGATCTCCCACACGTCCCGGTTGTACACGCCGCCCCGGTAGAGCCTCGCCGGCGGTATCCGCAGCCCTTCCTCCCACGCGGTGGCGGCGTGGGGGTTGCGGCCGGCCGCGCCGCCACCGCCGATGTCCGCGTGGTGGCCCCGGCTGAGCACCCAGAACCGGAGCCGCCCCTGGAAGAACACCGGCTTCAGCACCGAGATGTCCGGCGCGTGGTTGTTGCCGTGGTAGGGATCGTTGAGGATCATCACGTCGCCGGGTTCCACGTCGTCGCCGAAGTGGTCGCTGACCGCCTTCACCGCGAAGGGGCTCGCTCCCATGAGCACGGGGATGTACGCGGTCTGCGCCACCAGCCTGAGTTGCCGGTCGAACACCGCGGTGACGAAATCCTTGTTCTCGGCGAAGATGGGCGAGCGCGAGCTGCGCAGCATGCCCGCGCCCATCTCGCGGGTCACGCCCTCGAGACGGTTGGTGATGACGGTGAGGAGGATGGGGTCCATGGTTCCGCGGTGGGTTCACTGGGCGCTTGCGTCACGCCGGCACCGTTCCAGGCTCTCCTCCAGGCTGTGCGTGCTCGGGTGCACGAGATAGTTGCCGTAGACGTCGCAGGTGAGCTGGAACCCGGGCGGCAGCACCACCGTCGTGGTCTCCTGCTCGACGATGGCGGGGCCGCGCACGTTCGCGCCGGCAGCGAGCCGGTGCCCATCGTGGACCGGCACCTCGCGGAATCCGTCGTCGAAGAACGCGTTCCTGCGACCGGTCAAGGAAGCACGGCCGCCGGCGCTCCGGGCAGGCGTCGGCTCCGAGTCGGCAAGCCCCCTTCCCACCACCCGCAGGTTCACGATCTCGGCCGCCGCCTCGGGCATGCCGTAGCCGTTGAGCGACTCGTGAATCCGGTGAAAATCCCGCGCCAGATCGGCCACGGCGTCCTCCGTCAGCGCGGTTCCCGCCACGGGAACCTCCACCTCGCTGAACTGTCCCACGTAGCGCACGTCCGCGGCGCAGCATAGCGCGATTCGATCCCGCGGCACACCCTCGGCGAGCAGCGCTTCCTCGGCCGCGCGGCGCAGATCCCGGTAGTGCGCCTCCACCGCGTGCCGGTCGAGCCGCTCCAGCGACATGACGCAGCTCTTCACGAAATCGTGGCGCAGGTCCGACAGAAGCTGGCCGGCGGCGCACATCACCGATGCCTCCCGCGGCACCATGATCAGGCCGATGTCCAGCTCCCGGGCGATGGCGCACGCGTGGATGGGACCGGCTCCCCCCGCGGCCACCAGCACGAACCGGCGCGGGTCGTGGCCGCGCCGCACCGACACCTCGCGGATGGCGTCCACCATGTTGGCGTTGACCACCTGATGGGCGCCGTAGGCGGCGCGCACGACGTCCATGCCCAAGGGCTCGGCCACCTGCCGGCGAAACGCTTCCCGGGCACCGTCCTCGTCGAGGCGGAGACGCCCGCCCCAGAACCGTTCGGCTCCCAGGTAACCGATCAAGAGATCCGCGTCGGTCACCGTGGGCCGGGTACCGCCCCGGCCGTAGCACACAGGACCTGGAGTGGCGCCCGCGCTCTCGGGCCCCACGCGCAGCAGGCCGCGGCCGTCCACGGTCACGATGCTGCCGCCGCCGGCGCCGATGGTGTGCACCGCCACCATGGGCAGGGCGATGCGGTGCCCGGCGATCTCCATCTCCTTGGTCACCTCCACCTCGCCCCGATTGACCAGGCAGACGTCGAAGCTCGTGCCGCCCATGTCCGTGGTGATGGCGTCGGCCATGCCGTGGAGGCCAGCGTACCAAAGGCCCGCCACCGGCCCGGCGGCGGGCCCCGACAGAATGCTCCGCACCCCGAAGCGGGCGGCCGGTTCCAGGCCCATGACCCCGCCGCTCGACTGCATGACCAGCAACCGGCCGCGGAACCCGTTCTCCGCCAGCCCCCGTTCGAGGGAATCGAGGTGGGCCGCCAGCACCGGGGTCACGTAGGCGTTGACCGCGGTGGTGCTGAGGCGCTCGTAGAGCCGGACCTCCGGCAGCACCTCGCTGGAGAGCGAGACGTGCACTTCCGGCAGAGTCTCCCGGAGCCGCACGCCCACCGCGCGTTCGTGCGCATCGTTGGCAAAGGAGAACAGGAACCCCACGGCGACGCTCTCCACCCCGGCCTGCCGGACCACCGCCACGGCCCGCTCGACCGACTCCTCGCCCACCGCCTCCAACACCGCGCCGTCGCCGTCCACGCGCTCGGCGATGGGATGAATCCGCTGCCTGGGAATGAGCGGATCGGGCGGCGCCTGCTTGGGGTCGTACAGGTCCGAGCGCACCCCGCGCCGCATGTTGAGCACGTCCCGGAAGCCGGCGGTGGTCAGCAGCGCGGTGCGCGCGCCGCCGCGCGTCAGCAGTGCATTGGTGGCGATGGTGCTGCCGTGGATGATCCTGTCGGTGTGCTCCAGGAATTCCCGCAAGGACAGGCCCAGTTCCTCGGCCACGAGTTCGAGGCCGGCGAGCAGCGCGCCCGCGCGGTCGTTGGGATCGGACAGGGTCTTGCGGAGGACGCGGCGGCCGTTGCCGGACACCAGCAGATCGACGAAGGTGCCGCCGACATCCACGCCGACCATGTATCCACCCGGACGTTTTTCCATCATAAGACCCTGGAGTCTGCGCCGTAGAACAGGCAGCAAGGGAGAGCGTAGAGAGTATAGAGAGAGTGGGGAGAAGACAAGGAGAGAGACCTACGATCGGCAGTCCGAAGAGTCGACTATGGCGGCCTGACTCACACCGATTCCCTCCTCAATAGTGGGACATTTTCGATTGCCACAAACGGGACATTTTCGGCTGCCATTGACACTGTATTTCGAATTCGCGCAAAACATTGGAAGGGGGATACGCCGTTGACATTGACAAAGACTCTTGACCACATTTCACGTTTCTCAACACTTGTGTTGGTTCTCGGTTTCGGCGTCCCGTTTGCCGAGGCCGAGGAATCGACCGTGTGGCAAGCGTTCGATCGTCCCGGTGTTTCTTTGCTATCAGGACTTCAAGGTTGTGCACCTGCCCTTCGCGACGGCACATCAGAAGGCTCGCGGTGCTTGGCAGGCTGGTCGGTCAATGATCTCCTCCTCGATGCAATAACCCGTTTGGCAACCGAGAGGGGCCAAGGGATCTTTGGGAAGCATTTCCGAGTCGTCAACAACCTGAGCTACTCCCCGGTCGGAAGCGGCCTGAGGGGCGGGCTTGACGTGGTGCTGCCCTTTGGGTCGTCGACCTCTCCGGGCACCGCACGGCACGAGTCAAGCGCTTTCTTCCTGCAGAATGGCGTGACGCGGTGGGTAGACGACCGTGGATCCAGCCGGAATGACTATCGCGTCGGGGCCGTTCGTCGCTTCGGCCTGTCCGGCCAGGGTGCCGTGTCCGGTATCCTTGGCGTATCCGCATTCGTCCAACAGAGCCGTGAGTACCAGCATACGCGCATGGTCGCCGGGGCAGATTACCGCGGCAAGTGGGGACAGGGAACGATCAATATGTTCGTGCCCACGACCGGCTGGCGTCCCACCTATACAGGGCACAAAGAGCGCGCGCTTGCGGGGGGCGAACTTGCTTTGCAGTTCAACGTCACTACCACGCTGTCCATGAAGACGGCGTTGGCCCGTTGGGCAGACGACGACGGTCTTGGGGGCTGGTCGACAAAGGGGCGGGTGGCTGTCGAGTGGCGTCCGCATCGCTGGTTCAACATGGGCGCTGCATGGAACGGGGTTGGCACAGATGACGATGCCCATGAGTTTCGTCTGGCCTTCTCCATGCCCTTGGGAGACATGCGCAAGCCGCCACAGTGGGAGGGCGTCGGCGTTGTCGGTGGCGGTCCGACACCGTCTTCAACCGACCCTTGGAGTCCGGTCGAGAATGTTGGCGCAATCCAAGTGGCCACACGTGAAAGCACCGGCGATGATCTCGCCTCGCAGGCGACGGTCCGGTTTCTTCACGACAGCGCGATGACCGGCGACCGAGTAGGCCTCGAAGTCCGCCTCCCCGCCGCTACATCCAGCGACCTGAATCTGATCGTAACTCTCGCACCCGGCAAGGGTCCCAATCCTGCCGTGCCGGGCGTGGACTATGTAGACGAGCCCATCCCGGTCACGATTGCTGCAGGAACCTCCA
Coding sequences:
- a CDS encoding dienelactone hydrolase family protein — protein: MSKIITRALTQEQDGVPGFIATPERSAPGPALLIVHHHYGVTGHIKHMACEFAEAGYTAMVPALYDILGFSDFHDVQKQTTDGRFVEVIGQGWRYLCGRDDVDDKHVAVMGLCMGGRIGIHFAAATPQAAAFVGYYPSVREEGPSKLRPRHPNEAAREIHCPSLTFFGGHDRVAPVPVQEKLRACFLEGTPEVEWHFFPEAGHGFALADGDAYAPALAKLTWPLTVNFLDRVLGAAPAAAAVRSVA
- a CDS encoding hydantoinase B/oxoprolinase family protein; this translates as MDPILLTVITNRLEGVTREMGAGMLRSSRSPIFAENKDFVTAVFDRQLRLVAQTAYIPVLMGASPFAVKAVSDHFGDDVEPGDVMILNDPYHGNNHAPDISVLKPVFFQGRLRFWVLSRGHHADIGGGGAAGRNPHAATAWEEGLRIPPARLYRGGVYNRDVWEIILLNVRLRALVEGDLQCQVGACNVGERALQQMLERYGRDSVDRAIDEVLDRSEAQMRERIAAVPDGVYHASRQLDHVLEDGGAARRPAIRLRVDVEGERLHVDFTGSDPQIPVYYNSSYANTVSSCYIGLFSTIAPDVGVNEGAMRPVSVTAPEGTLVNPREGAPTTQCTVATCATIVEAVWMALSEAMPERAQAAWARTNAGAGTALNRRTGRPGAFILHFAKGGGGATHGFDGWSHISPVSSMGGSRVPDPELYELTFPHRILQYEYRPDSAGAGKWRGGYGALFALRFNEEGTALSVQIGSGAEETAPFGLDGGGTAAAGTVCVRGQDGREVEFHRAAMHHPHAGDVAEIRSAGGGGYGDPYERPVEAVLDDVADGLLSPANARLQYGVVVDAVTGVADLEATRRLREGRRSAREALGS
- a CDS encoding hydantoinase/oxoprolinase family protein, which gives rise to MVGVDVGGTFVDLLVSGNGRRVLRKTLSDPNDRAGALLAGLELVAEELGLSLREFLEHTDRIIHGSTIATNALLTRGGARTALLTTAGFRDVLNMRRGVRSDLYDPKQAPPDPLIPRQRIHPIAERVDGDGAVLEAVGEESVERAVAVVRQAGVESVAVGFLFSFANDAHERAVGVRLRETLPEVHVSLSSEVLPEVRLYERLSTTAVNAYVTPVLAAHLDSLERGLAENGFRGRLLVMQSSGGVMGLEPAARFGVRSILSGPAAGPVAGLWYAGLHGMADAITTDMGGTSFDVCLVNRGEVEVTKEMEIAGHRIALPMVAVHTIGAGGGSIVTVDGRGLLRVGPESAGATPGPVCYGRGGTRPTVTDADLLIGYLGAERFWGGRLRLDEDGAREAFRRQVAEPLGMDVVRAAYGAHQVVNANMVDAIREVSVRRGHDPRRFVLVAAGGAGPIHACAIARELDIGLIMVPREASVMCAAGQLLSDLRHDFVKSCVMSLERLDRHAVEAHYRDLRRAAEEALLAEGVPRDRIALCCAADVRYVGQFSEVEVPVAGTALTEDAVADLARDFHRIHESLNGYGMPEAAAEIVNLRVVGRGLADSEPTPARSAGGRASLTGRRNAFFDDGFREVPVHDGHRLAAGANVRGPAIVEQETTTVVLPPGFQLTCDVYGNYLVHPSTHSLEESLERCRRDASAQ